AGAAAATACTTTTGGCCATTCCCATCTCAGAGTCTTAGTCAAACCAAATAGACCAGCAGCGATCGCACCAAAATTGACTTTATAATCTAACCCAAAGGCTCCATCAAGATGGGCGACTGTGCAGAAACAACTACGTCCATGACGCGCTGCTTCATTCAAAGATGGTTTGAGATGTTTTGCCATCAAAAATACTTGTTTAACAATCGCCTTTTCTTGTTCAAGATAAGAAACCGGGGCGTTGTCATTTGTCGCAAATACAGGATGTAGATGAATGAAAGCCCCAATTTTTCCGTAGTTAGTTGCGATCGCTTGCAGTTGTTCTTGGAGATGTTCTTCACTCAAGTTTGCTAGTGTCACACGAGTTACGCCTGCGGTTAAAGCCGATCGTTGGGGGATAAGCGATTGGGGGAAACTTAAAACCACCACTTTCCAACCTTGTTCGAGCAGAGAATGAGCCAATTTAGAAGTAGCGAGGGAACCATCATCGGTGATTAAACCGATGTGTCCCTCTGGTAAAGTGAAATCCAAATAATCTGGTCGTGGTAGAGTTTTGAGTTTGACGGTACGCCGTGGAATATTCGTATCTATTAAGGGTAGTTGGTCAAACTCAGACTGAAACTTTTTTTTTTCACCTCCAACTAACTGTTGAAGATACTCGACTATTTGACCAATAGTGCGTAGTTCGCCCAGTTCTTCCACATTCGGTTTAGGCAAATTGGGATACATTTCTTGCATTGCTCCCAAAATTTCCACCCGTTTGATCGAGTCAATCCCTAAGTCTGCTTCCATGTCCATTTCCAGTTCCAGCATCTCTATTGGGTAGCCTGTTTTCTCACTGGTAATGGTTAACAAGATTTGGCTCAAGTCAGCGAATTCATTACTTGCTATTAGTTCTGGTGCTGTATTGAATGGAACAATTTCGCTGACTGGAGATTGGGGATTGGGGACTGGGGAAGGTGGGGCCCCCTTTGGGGATAAGGGGTAATGGGGACTGGAGACTGGGGACTGAGGGCTGGTAACTGAGGATTGGACAGTGAGGACTAGAGACTGGGTAGATTCTTCTTTCAGTTCTCTGTTCTCAGTTTGCAGTTCCTGAACGGCAGAAATTTTAACTTCTACGGAGAGATTTGGCGAAGTTCGAGATTGCAGATATTCCACAACTTGCCCAATGGTGCGTAGTTCTCCCAGTTCTTCCATATTCGGCTTCGGTAAATCGGGATATATTTCTTGTAATGCTCCTAAGATTTCCACACGTTTGATCGAGTCAATACCTAAGTCGGCCTCCATATCCATGTCTAGCTCCAGCATCTCCACTGGATAGCCTGTCTTATCAGTCACGATGCTCAGTAGAGTTTGACTCAGGGTAGCTTTATCAATGGAATGAACTGGAGGAGATGAGGGGGATGGGGAAATAATTTCTTCTCTTGCTTCCCTGCTCTCTGCTCCACCTCGGCTACGCTCGGTGGTCGCCTGCTCCCCTGCTTTGATGGGCGCAATTATATCCTGCAATAGTTTTGCTTGATGATTCGCGTTACTATTTGTACCATGACCATTAGTTGAAGCTGGCTCAGAGTCTGTGGCTAATTCTTTGTGAGGTACAGCAACCGATACCGCTTTTACCATAATAGAGCGATCGCTTTGCTCTGCTCCCCACATAACTTGGTGTTTGGTCACATCCTCAGCGATCAACTGCTCATACTGTTGCTGGAGCAATTGGAAAAAGTTATGAGTGTATCCCTGCTGATAGTTCAGATATTCCTCATGGATGCGGAGGGTTTCAGCTTGATGATCGTGGAGTCGCATCATGCTGCGCTCTGAGCTAGAAAGTGCAAGTTGCTGAGTTTCAGCTTGTTGTTCAGTGAATTTAACATTTCCCCACAACAAATGCTGTTGCTGCATCAGTTGGAAAAAGGTTTTGGTATATTCCGTTTGATGCTTCAAAGATTGTTCATGAACCTGCAAAATATCACGTTGATGGCGATTGAATTCTATAAGGGTGTACTCTAAGCTGTCTATAGCTCGTTGATAATTCACAGGCGGTTCTAGGCTTGGTTGCACTGGCTTGAGATCCAGCCCATCTGATGGTAAGTCCTTGATAGAGATGACTTGACCGTTAGTTACTGGCTTCTCTGCTAGTTGGTCGGATGAGTTGGAGAGCGAGTGATTTCCTTGACCATTGAGAGTTGTAGCAACTGGTGTGCTTAAAATATTCGCTGTTGCTAGTTGATTGGCGTCGGTAGGAGCCAATTTCACTTGATGCCCATTTTGCAGCGCTGTTTCAAAGGCTTGTTTCGTTTTTTGCGAAACATAGTTAGTGCTATCTAAGCGGACATTTAAGACCTTATTAGCCGAAGTTGTTGGGATTTTTTGTTCGAGCTGGTAAGGGTCTAAATTTTGTAAAGGCAAACCAGCGACACGTAACTGCATAACAGCTTCTCGCAGAGTGCGATCGCTACTCTTGGAATGACTAGCATTTAATGCTACTGCTATATGGGGGCGATCGCTTAGGATATCTTTTACTAAGCTGGTAAGAATATTTCGCGGCCCAAATTCAATAAAGCAATGACCGCCTTCAGCATAAATATTTTCAATCTCCTGCTTAAACAGCACCTGATTTATCAGATGTTCTTTAAGGATTTTTAGAATAACTTGCGGCTCATCTGAGTAACGTTTCCCTGTGACATTGGTGTAAACCGGGATTTGTGGTTTTTTGAATGTAATTTGCTCAATTGCTTTGGTAAAGGGTTTCTGTGCATGAGCCACTAGTGGAGTGTGAAAAGCTGCGGAAACTCCTAATAAGACGGTAGAAAAATCTGTCGCTCTGAGAGCTTCTTGCACCTTGGCAATTTCAGCTTTTGTCCCAGCCAGCACCACCTGATGATGAGAATTCAAATTAGCAATGGTGACTAGCGGGAAATTCTTGATTAGTTCTGCAACCTGATTGACATCTCCTTTCACCGCCAGCATCGCTCCTGCATCAAACTGGGGGTCTTGTGGTGCAGCCATAGCTTGACCCCTAGCTTTCACCAAGAAAAAGTAATCTTCTTCACTCAAAACACCCGCAGCCCACAAAGCCGTTAGTTCTCCAAAACTATGTCCAGCAACAAAATCTGGCTTAAACCCAGCTTGTTGCAATATCTTGTACAAACCTGCGCTAAAAGCCCCAATCGCGGGTTGTGCATATTCTGTACGCTGCAATGCTTCTATCTGAGCAGCTTTTTGCTCTGCCTCGAACATAGGAGTAGGAAAAACAACCTCTGACACTGGTTGCAATCCATCTTCGTGAAAAAGGCTGTCCATCTGAGCATAAGTCTGCCGCAACTCAGGGAAATTAATTACGATTTCCCGACCCATTTCCAAATACTGTGAACCTTGCCCAGAGAACAAAGCCACTACTTTTCCCTGTGTCGCCATCCCAGTTTTACGGTAGTAAACCCCTTGGGGATGCTCCCAGGATTCTGTTTGTGGCTTGTTTGTTAACCAATCAATAGTTATCTGCAAGAAGTCGCAAGCCTGGGCGAGAGACTCGGCAACAAAGCCAACTCTGGCATTAGTGAGCGGAACTTCTAAAGATTTAGATGCCGCAATCAGTTCTGTATAATGCTGGTTTCCAGCATCAGATCGCAATTTCAGTTGGGTTTGTTGACAACGAGACAACAACTGCTCTGGTGTTGAAGCAAATAGCAGCACCGACTGCGGACTGTTATGTAAACGATAAGCAAGGTTTTGTGACGCTGGGCGATCGCTTTGGTATTCTTCTAAAACAACGTGATAATTTGTGCCACCAAAGCCAAAAGCACTCACTCCAGCACGTCTTGGCTGAGCATCGCTGCTAATCCAAGGTCTTGTTTCCGTATTTAAATAAAACGGCGAGCTATCAATATTTAGTTTAGGGTGCGGTTTAGTGATATTAATTGTGGGTGGTAATACTTTGTGGTGCAAAGCTAAAGCTGTTTTGATCAAACTTGCCGCACCCGCAGCAGCTTTTGTATGTCCAATCTGTGATTTGACAGTGCCGAGGGCGATATGTTGTTTTTTGGGATTATTTTCGCCAAAAACTTCTTTAATAGATGCGAATTCGGCTGGATCTCCGACCATAGTTCCTGTGCCGTGTGCTTCAATTAAGCCGACACTCTCAGGGGAAATTCCGGCATCTTCATAAGCACGACGCAAGGCTTTGACTTGACCTTCTGGACGCGGTGCATAAATGCTTTTATAACGACCATCACTGGAAGCGCCTATGCCTTTGATGACTGCATAAATTCGGTCATTGTCTCGCTTGGCATCCTCAAGGCGCTTCAGCACTAGCATCCCGACACCTTCACCCAGCATAATCCCATCAGAGCCGATATCGAATGGTTTGACGTTCTGGCTTTGCGAGACAGCCGGAGTTTTGCTGAAACACATATAGGCAAAAACCGAGTTGTCGGTATCAACTCCACCAGTGAGCATCATATCGGCTCGATGCTCAACTAGTTCGCTAATTGCCATTTTTAGCGCACCCAAAGAACTAGCACAAGCGGCATCTACGACACAGTTGATCCCACCAAAATCTAGGCGGTTAGCGATGCGTCCAGCAACTACGTTAGCTAACATTCCAGGGAAGGCGTTTTCTTCCCACTGCACATATGCACTTTTGATTTTCTCAATGATTTTTTGCGTATCTTCATCGGATAAGCCACTACTTTTGAGAGCTTTTTCCCAAACTGGATACTGCAATCTCGCACCCAATGGAACAGCCAACTGGTTTCCTAAAGCTACACCCAAAACTACACCAGTGCGATCATGATTAAACTGCCCAGATTCGCCGTAGCCTGCATCTTCCATTGCTGCTTTAGCAACAACTAGACCTAGCAACTGTGAAATATCTGTGACTTCTAGAATATTGGGCGGCATCCCAAATTCCATCGGGTTAAAATCAATTTCGGGGAGAAATCCCCCCCGTTTGCAGTAGGTTTTGTCTGCTGCTTTGGGATTGGGATCGTAGTAATCTTCTACATTCCAATGTGAAGCAGGAATATCTGTAATACAATCAACTTTGTGAATAATTTTTTCCCAGTATTCCTGCAAATTTTTAGATTGGGGGAATATTGAGGCCATCCCAATAATGGCAATATCTGTTTGCTGACGTTTCGCCTTTATTTTGCTAGTTTGGGGTACATTTCCAAGCATATTTTTTTTCACCTGTATGAGCTTTAAAAGAGCCTTTTCACAATTGCTTACTTCGTCTTGCAACTGTGCCAAGACAGCTTCAAATTTAGAAGCAGCCATGACTTCATCTTCACTATTTTGCTAGTACCATGTAGATATGTTGAAAGATTCAGTTTCTCTATAATTAAGGAAACTTAAAATCAGATTTTAGAATGAATATTTTTCTTGACAAATAAGTTATGAAGGGTTCAAAGCCTACAATATAGACTCTTGAGTGGCTTCAGCTTGGATAATTTCATCCAGAAAAGTTATCCAACTTCTACTCATCCTATAAGATTGCCATTTGTGCTTATATTAGACTGATAATTGGTTCATCGCAATTGATAAGCAACTTATATGCAACTAGATATGTCTGGCTAGGTAGAATGCTGATTGAGCATGAATTTGCAAGTTAACGCAAATTCAAAATTTTAAATTGATGTTTGCTCATTTATAGATTGTAATTGACTACAAGAATCAGAATCTACATTAGGAACTTCTACAAAGTTTGGTTCTAAATCAGGTTCATCGTCTACTTTCCTCATAATTCCTTGACGTTGAGCAGCAGCTAATAGCTTTCGCTCAAATTCACTAGTACTAATCCCAAGCTCAGATGCTGTTTTGGTTTTCCACTCTTCTAGCTCAAAATCATGATAATTGAGCCATTCATGCACCACAAGGCGGGCCATTTCAGCTTTACGAAGAGTCTGACGAGCTGCATGAAAAATCAGCCGTTGGTTATCAAAGCTTGGTAATGAAAGCATGAATCGCTGTAGTTTCATTTCGTCTTAGGTCTTTGGGTGGGCGATAACTTCGTTAAGCTTCTTGTAGAGAAGCTTTGCGTAGCTTGCTTCCCCATATGGGTACGCTGATGCTATCACTCACATAACTAAAAAACTCTTATCTATTAATATCTCATCTAGCCATAGTTAATTATTAAAGTTGCACATAAATTTCATATATATTACTTTAACCATATTTTATTGACTACTATAAATCTCCAAGGTAAAAATTTATTCATGGGTAATAGTTTATTTGCAAAAATGAATTTATAGATTAAATACATTTTTGGTTTAACTCGAAAAACTATACCTATTTATTACATAATCCTAAATTTTGCTTCTTAGGTATTTTACTATCTTATACCCATTTTCCATAAGCTTGCACTTAATAATTGCTCCTTCTTCCTTTGTGTCCTTCTCTTCGTTCGCGCAGTGTGTCGCAGACAGACGCTTCTCTACGAGAGGCTACGCCAACGCGAATGCGTCCTTCTCCCTACAGCCCTTCTTCTAAAGGAGACCAAGGCGAACGGGCATCCTACGGCAGGCGCTAGCGTCTCCCCTTCTCCCAAAGAGAGACGCTCTCTGCGAGACGCAAGCTCGCTAACGCTACACTAACAACAGTTCCCTACGGCAGGAAACCCGCCTACAGGACTGTTTCACCGTTGCGCGTCCACGTTTAAAAATCTTAAGTGTATCATCATAGCGAATTGTATTAGCAATCAATTCATAGCTTTAATTAGCTTAAATTTATTAAAAAACGTCTTAGAATCTTCTAAATTTTATTTTCAAAATTAAAATGTATAACTGGAAACAAGAATCTTTAAGCAATATCTGAACAGTTAGCTGTGATAATGCAACTGGGTATAAGAAATTATCAAGCAGTAATGTCCTCAGTTTTCACATCTATCTAGAAGTTGATTTTTCTAAAAACAATACATAAATTTATCAAATAACTGTTTTTCTGCATATTTTTATTTGCAAATAATGAGTTTCTGTAAAGATGTAATTTTAGCCACTAGTAGCTACGTCTAAAGAATGAAAAATATCTATATTTAACAGAGTTTTGGTAAACCAAACACTTTATTTGAGATGATAGATAGCAGTGCGGACATAATACTGTTAAAACCAATTAAATATTGTTACTCTCGTATCCAGTTTATGTTTACATATTACTAGTTGTTTAGCATCAAATTTGTTGCATATGGCTTGCAATTGAGTATCAATCAGTTTATTGTATGTGATTAAATAAAGTAACTCGATACTATTAGTTAAACGGAGATGTAAGATATAGAAATAAGTAGAATACAAATCTAAATTCACCTTATTACTTGATTACTCAACCTGTTATAAACTGATAGTATGGCGATGTAAGTTAATGCGATAAACCGTGTTGTATTAAGCGTTCTGCATGATTAAACTTACACGAAATTACAAGGGCTTGCTGGCATGAGACTATCTGATCTTGATCCACTCATACCGCTAACTGAGTTAAGAGAAGAACTCCTGAAGTTACCGAAAGGCTACTCGTTTTATGAAGAAGAACTAGTAGATTTTTTATCTCGACGAAGATGGCCTGAAAGTAATCGCCGCATTGATCGGACTACTTTCTGGCGATGGAGAAATGATAACGGAATTGAGCATCAAAAAGTATTCAGCCGATTGGATATTTTGAAACTCTGCCAAATTTGTGACCACTATCGGATAGATGGTACGCGCAGCGAATACTTAGCAATTCTTAAAAAGAACAAAGAAGTAGCGCTACAGAGGTAATCACGCATCTAAGTGGATGTGTAAAACAGCGAAACTAATAAAAGCTGGTTTAACTAACGGATTGATGGATACTATATTTATAGTTCCATCTTCCCAGCTTTTTCTCTAACAATTG
This region of Nostoc sp. UHCC 0302 genomic DNA includes:
- a CDS encoding beta-ketoacyl synthase N-terminal-like domain-containing protein — protein: MAASKFEAVLAQLQDEVSNCEKALLKLIQVKKNMLGNVPQTSKIKAKRQQTDIAIIGMASIFPQSKNLQEYWEKIIHKVDCITDIPASHWNVEDYYDPNPKAADKTYCKRGGFLPEIDFNPMEFGMPPNILEVTDISQLLGLVVAKAAMEDAGYGESGQFNHDRTGVVLGVALGNQLAVPLGARLQYPVWEKALKSSGLSDEDTQKIIEKIKSAYVQWEENAFPGMLANVVAGRIANRLDFGGINCVVDAACASSLGALKMAISELVEHRADMMLTGGVDTDNSVFAYMCFSKTPAVSQSQNVKPFDIGSDGIMLGEGVGMLVLKRLEDAKRDNDRIYAVIKGIGASSDGRYKSIYAPRPEGQVKALRRAYEDAGISPESVGLIEAHGTGTMVGDPAEFASIKEVFGENNPKKQHIALGTVKSQIGHTKAAAGAASLIKTALALHHKVLPPTINITKPHPKLNIDSSPFYLNTETRPWISSDAQPRRAGVSAFGFGGTNYHVVLEEYQSDRPASQNLAYRLHNSPQSVLLFASTPEQLLSRCQQTQLKLRSDAGNQHYTELIAASKSLEVPLTNARVGFVAESLAQACDFLQITIDWLTNKPQTESWEHPQGVYYRKTGMATQGKVVALFSGQGSQYLEMGREIVINFPELRQTYAQMDSLFHEDGLQPVSEVVFPTPMFEAEQKAAQIEALQRTEYAQPAIGAFSAGLYKILQQAGFKPDFVAGHSFGELTALWAAGVLSEEDYFFLVKARGQAMAAPQDPQFDAGAMLAVKGDVNQVAELIKNFPLVTIANLNSHHQVVLAGTKAEIAKVQEALRATDFSTVLLGVSAAFHTPLVAHAQKPFTKAIEQITFKKPQIPVYTNVTGKRYSDEPQVILKILKEHLINQVLFKQEIENIYAEGGHCFIEFGPRNILTSLVKDILSDRPHIAVALNASHSKSSDRTLREAVMQLRVAGLPLQNLDPYQLEQKIPTTSANKVLNVRLDSTNYVSQKTKQAFETALQNGHQVKLAPTDANQLATANILSTPVATTLNGQGNHSLSNSSDQLAEKPVTNGQVISIKDLPSDGLDLKPVQPSLEPPVNYQRAIDSLEYTLIEFNRHQRDILQVHEQSLKHQTEYTKTFFQLMQQQHLLWGNVKFTEQQAETQQLALSSSERSMMRLHDHQAETLRIHEEYLNYQQGYTHNFFQLLQQQYEQLIAEDVTKHQVMWGAEQSDRSIMVKAVSVAVPHKELATDSEPASTNGHGTNSNANHQAKLLQDIIAPIKAGEQATTERSRGGAESREAREEIISPSPSSPPVHSIDKATLSQTLLSIVTDKTGYPVEMLELDMDMEADLGIDSIKRVEILGALQEIYPDLPKPNMEELGELRTIGQVVEYLQSRTSPNLSVEVKISAVQELQTENRELKEESTQSLVLTVQSSVTSPQSPVSSPHYPLSPKGAPPSPVPNPQSPVSEIVPFNTAPELIASNEFADLSQILLTITSEKTGYPIEMLELEMDMEADLGIDSIKRVEILGAMQEMYPNLPKPNVEELGELRTIGQIVEYLQQLVGGEKKKFQSEFDQLPLIDTNIPRRTVKLKTLPRPDYLDFTLPEGHIGLITDDGSLATSKLAHSLLEQGWKVVVLSFPQSLIPQRSALTAGVTRVTLANLSEEHLQEQLQAIATNYGKIGAFIHLHPVFATNDNAPVSYLEQEKAIVKQVFLMAKHLKPSLNEAARHGRSCFCTVAHLDGAFGLDYKVNFGAIAAGLFGLTKTLRWEWPKVFSRAIDLSPAINAKQSVEHIVAELHDPNLYIGEVAYGSQGRVTLIAN